Part of the Triticum urartu cultivar G1812 chromosome 2, Tu2.1, whole genome shotgun sequence genome, CGACCTCGTCTTCGTCCTCGCTCTTGCTGAACACCTCATCCACCGCCTCGTCCATCTCCTTGTAGGCGGCCTCTAAATCCGCCTGATACTGGTGGTAGCGCTAGTGCTCGCAGTGGATGTCGCGGGCGGAGCTGTAGGACTTGAGTAGCACCTCCTGCTCGGGCACGTCCATGCCCATTGCAATGGTCGTGCCAGCAGTGAGTAGCTCTTTTGCATGCCGGTACTCGTCGAGGAGGCGGAGATTGTAGGCTTGGTCGGCCTGCGCCTACCGGAACGCGGCCTCCCGCTCTTCCAGCACCATGTCCATGTAGTGAGCACGGGCCTCGCCCATGGTGATGCTGGCATTGGCCGGCACGGACGGTGGCATCGGCTCATCATCGGCCACCTCGGCCATTGGCGCATCGGCAGCACTAGCCTCCAGTGAGCTCGTCTGGCTGGCGCTCTGCAGCCGACCACAATGGCGGCGATCTCCCCCTTCTGTTCGGACGACAGGTCATCCCACAAGGCCTTTGGAGCTCTAGTAGGCCATGGCAGGTGTGGTGTGGAGAGGAGATAGAGAGCAGAAGAGTGTGGATGGATGCAGATCTACTGCCTACCTGTGGGGCCGGTTAAATAGTAGGCCAGAGGGCAGGCCAAGCAGCGAGGTCCTTAATGGTGGGCAGCACACGGATGGACGGGTGGCACCGGAACAAGTTCCTCAACAACCGTGTGTGTTTAATGGAGGGAGGCAGATGGACTACTGTCGTTTGAATTCGGAGAGGCGAGACATGCATCAGGAAGCGGCGTGGCATCGCTCTCGATCGAGACGCCACTTCAATGCCGACTCTAGTGATAGGTCGCATCCGCTCTGGGCCGGCATGAATGCGGCAGTGATGCTTCGAAGCGATGCAGACCAAAGTAGGGCAGGAAAGCGTGCGGGTGCAGGAGAGGGTTTTTTGGTGGGCCAGGTTAGTCAGATGCGGGCGTGGCAGCGTTCCGGACGCCCGCAAAGCCCCTAGTTTGTCTCCAGTTTGCAGGAGAAAGTGTGTCCGGACCACCGAACAGACCGATGGAGGACCACGTTGGAAGGCAAAACATGTTCGAACCGTGTGGTACAGACGGTTGAAGGCGTTTTGAGGGTTCGATATGCCCTAAGGCTTATAATGCTATGGCATTGTTATGTCACATGTAAGTGATTTCATTATCTAGATTGTGGCCCTTGTGCGTTAACAACAACAACTTTGAACGAATGCGACAAGCACCTCTTGCCAAGCTTGTGGATACATTTTGGACCAGGGCTACTAGAAGAAAGAATCCATACCTCTATGGAAGATCAAGTTGTCATGTTCCTTGATGTTGTAGGTCATAATTAAAGGTTCAGGGTTATTCACAGCACATTCAGGATTTCCAATGAGACCATTTCCAGGTATTTCAAGAAAGTCTTGCATGCTATTGGGGAGCTCAGAGGAGAGATAATCAAGCCACCAACTGTTAATAGTCCTACCAAGATTCGCATGAACACAGGATGGTATTCATATTTCAAGGTGAGCACTACTCATAGTTCATGCCATGACATACTTGTATTGTTGTGATAGAGCCATAAAAATGTGTTTTCATGCCAACACAGGATTGTATTGGCACAATAGATGATACTGATGTGACTAATAGAGTGTCGAGGTCACATGTTACAACATAGAGGGGGTAAAAAATATTACACAAGCCAGAGTGTGCATGCTGCTGTTGACTTTGATCTGAACTTCACATATATATGTGTTAACTGGCTGGGAAGGATCAACCCATGGTGCTAACATTCCTACTAATAGCATGTCTAGCTAGACCTGATGGGATCAATATACCCAATGGTAAGTTCTAACTAGGAGATGCAAGATATGCATGTCGGCTTGGTGTCCTTCAACCCTTCAAGAAAAGCATGTGCCATTCTCTTCAAGTAACCATCCTATGACTGCTGCAAAATTGTTCAATCTCAAACACTATAGCCTTAGAGTTACGGCTGAGAAGCCATTTAGAGCTCTGAAGAATAGATTTAAGATCCTGGATCAAAAGTCATTCCACTCTTTTCCCATCCTAGTTAGGCTTGCTCTTGCATGTTGCATTCTCTTTAACTGGATCCTAGAACGAGGTTGTGATGAGCTTGTGCCGGAGGAGGAAGATGTGACGATTGATGATATTGATGACTCCAGCCATGGTGTGGATACACATGACAATAAAACTTGAAAGAGTTAAATGTTGAAGTGGGCTGCGACAATGTGGGCAAACAGAGGTAACACAAGGATATGAAGTGCAGCATCGACGAACTTTCCCCTACTGAGCCATATGACTATTAATTTGCACCGCAATTTGTTAGTAGTTAGGATGAACTGCTATTTCATTACTAGTTATGACTAAAACgatgtttatttcatattgcatatGTAATGTAATGTATGGTAATGTCACCACTAGTGAGAAGGGTGACCACAACATAGGTCGTGCACAACCAAGCATCATGTTTTGCACATTGACAACCATAATCCAAAACTCCCGCCAACCAAAAACTTGTCATAAAACTGCTCAGTGGTGCAATGCAGATAGCCAAACTATGTGTGAaacatgatttatttattttggttgTATTCACTCAACCAGACCCACCTTAGTCACAAATGCAAATAGCCCAAAAAGGATGCAACCTACCAAACGCATCCTAAATGGACATAAGAGTGGCTGGATGTGATTCAAAGCCTCGAGTGGTTGAGGATTTCAAACAATTCTTGGACAACTTACAAATAGGTTAAAAATTTATTTGCATGCAGTCAAATATTTTCTAGTTTGCACATTACCAAGATGCAACTTAGATTGAGAATGCAAATATTTAGTAAAGTGAGGTTATGTGCCTAGTCATGCTCTGTGATTTGCGAATGCGTTAAATATTACTTCTGCACAAGTGCAATTTTTTTGTCATTATTTGTGTTATCTTTCCTCCTTTTGTCTATTTTTCCTCTAGTTCAGAATGCAAGTAAAATCTACTAAAATGTCTATTTTTGATGTATTTGGCATTACGGCGAACGTTCATGATCCCGTTTGTCCAACCAGCTTTTGCATATTTTCCGCTTTTAGTTAACAAGTTCTTTTCTTCTGATTTTGTGGCCATTTTCGTATACCAAGTTTCAGCACCCCAAACCATAGCCTGGGCGATAAATGGACCCAAGAAACATCGCATCTATTGCTGCATCAGTACAACTCAAGAAGAAGACATCACTAGGAAATAACTGCAAGGCAGTGGCCTCGGAGAGGGAAGAGCAAAGAACACAACACAAGAACACTTGACTTTCTTCCTCTTCTGACGCGGCCGCTCACAATTCCCGGACGCGCATGCATGCCGATTACCGGATACCGGCCTTTGACAAGGTAAAAGCTCACAAATTGCAGAACGAGATCTAAAGCATACAGTCGGCGCCAACCGCCCTAACTGGCGTAGTTCGCCGAGGAGCTGTAGGACGTGCCGGCCGACCAGCCGGAAGGGATGGCGTTGGTGACCTCGAGGACCTTGCCGGAACCCGAGGTGAGCCGGAACGAGAACGGGGCTTGGAGAGGCTTCCCGTTGTTCGACTGGAGGAGCCACAGCGCGCCCCACGACTGCGTCATCGCCATCCACGGCGCGCCGTGGTCGTTGTGGTGGCCGGGCGCGCAGCCGCCCTGCATGATGTCGACGGCAGAGAGGTCTCCGTCGCCGGCCTGGTACATGATCAGCACGGAGAGGTAGAAGGGGTTGGAGCCCGCGTCCACCTTGAAGACAATGTTCATGCCGTTGTAGTTGCAGGGCACCCTGAGGAAATTAACTGACCAGTGTTACGCACGCACGCCTTCGGTAAACACACTCTAGGATTGTCAGGTCAAAAAATTCATTTTCACCTCGCGTAGTGGATCTTGAGCTGTCCAGCGGAGCGGAGGCGGTCGGCCATCCCTCGGTTGGCCATGGCGCCGAAGGCGGTGCCGCTCATGTCGAAATGATCCTCCGAGGCGCATATACCGTCGGGGCAGTTGTCGGCGATGACGACGGTCACCGGGCGGCCGGAGCAGGCCTTGTTACCGGTGCACTTGACCTGTAACGTACATCCACTTTGCACGCTGATTCACATGAAATTGCTAAATCCTAAATGTGATCATATATGCCGACCGATCTACGTGCGTACCTGATAACATGAACCGCAGCCTTTGCCGCTCTTGAAGAAGGAGGGCCCGCCGGCGGCGATCATCGACGAGAACGGGTGCTGGCCGACGGCTCTTTGATAGCCGCACGCGCCACCTGCATTTCGCCCACGGAAAAAGAGTAAGTCTCAGTCCGACAAGTGTTTATACTCTGTACATGTACGAGAGACTTACCGTCGCTGCCGGCGCCGTAGGGGCTGCCGTACCACGTCGCGCCGCCGGAGGACCAGGACCGGCGGCTGCTAGGGCGCCTGGTGCGGGTGCGGCTCGGCTTCCAGTAGCCGGAGATGGGGCTTACGAAAATTGATAGGATGACGAGCACCGTCGCCAGCAGCAATGTGCCTGGACTAGCCATTGATGATTTTCTCAGTCAGGAGACAGAAAACCAAGGGGCTAGCTAGGTTTGTTGAGTGGTACTACGAAGAACTCGGTGTTGCTTGCTGGACTAGTGCGATTAGGGGTGGTATATATAGGAGGGTTTAGGAGTTATAAACGTGGGAGCGAATACGTTTAGTCGTGCACACACGAATTATGGAGGCGAACGTGGCGGCGACTACTGAGGTTTAGGGAGAGGGTGCGCATACATGCATGCACCGGGGTCAACTGAGCCGGAGCGGCGGATCCTGTGATGACGGAGATTTTGGGTAAAGAGGACTCATCCGGCCGGGTTAGTTGCGTGATTGCGTCCATATATGTGCACGTGGGGGGTCAAACACTCAAACGGCCCATCTTGAGCCAATTGATCATACAAACTGATGCTTCCGAGAAATTGAGCTCTTCAACTTGGCACTACTTGCCCGGCAAACCTGGCGGCTTCTGACCCAGCCGGACTCTCTCAGCGACCGGATTCTGCGAGCGGTATACTATCCATCTTCTTCAATCCTTGACGTAGAAGTGGGGAGGAACCCATCACAAGTTTGGCGGTCTATCGTTGAGGGGCGGGATGCACTAAATCTCGGCCTTCTAAAACGCATCAGATCAGGGGATGGTACCAACATTTGGCACGATAACTGGGTCCCCCGCGACTTCAAACTCCGGCCGGTTAGCCCAAAATCTCAGAATCCTCCTCAACAGGTATCTGAGCTTATAAACCCGGTCACCCACACCTGGAACCGTGCAGTGCTTGATGAACATATGTACGCGATGGACGTGGAGGCAATCCTCAACATCCCCCTTAGCAGCAAGGTTCAGGTTGACTTCTGGTCGTGGCATTACGAGAGGAGAGGGATCTTCACTGTGAGTTCAGCGTACAAATTGCTGGCAGCGACAAAACAACAACGTACAGATTGGATGGAGCACAATGACAGTCACTCCAACGTCACAACCGATAGTCGTTCATGGGCCAGACTTTGGGGAGCAGCGGTTCCCTCAAAAGTACGTGTCTTTGCGTGGAGACTTGCCAAAACCTCTATACCCGCGGGGGCTGTTCGACAACACAGAAGCATGGCCGACTCCGTTGAATGCTCTATCTGTCACGCGGCGGTGGATACGTGGCGTCACACTCTTTTTGATTGCCATATGGCTCAGTGTGTATGGGCTCTCGCTGATGAAGAAATCACTGAAACAATCATCTCTAATCGGACGGATGATGCTAAGCTATGGATGTTTTGGTTAGTGGATACCCTTCCCATGGCGGACCTGGCGCGGGTGCTTGTCGCGATGTGGGCAATCTGGTGGGCGAGACGCTGAGCTATCCATGACGAGCAGTTCCAGAGCCCCCTCAGTACCCATGTTTTCATCACCAAGTTCATGGCGGAGCTTGATCAAATCccagagaggggggggggcgcacgaAGGACCTGCACGCGCAATCGAAGGACTTGCATGCAATATCCAGGGGCATGCATGCAATGCCCAGGGACTCGCATGTAACTACGGGCGCACGACAGCCGATGCGGTCTGCATGGCTACCGCCAGAACTGCACGATACCAAGATTAGTGCTGACGAAGGCTTCTCCAAGATTGGCGACAAGGGCACTTCCGCAGTAGTGTGTCGAGACAGAAACATGAACTACCTTGGGGCTTCAGCGATCATTGTCGAAGGCCTCCTGGATCCGGTGATACTCGAAGCACAAGCCTGTAGCAAGGCGCTAGCGCTCGCTACAGACTTACAAGTCCAGTCCATTTGTGTGGCCACAGATTGCCTAGAAGTGGTGACAAGGATCAAGGATGACTTCCCATGCAAGTTTTTCCCAATTCTGCAAGATATCAAGTATCAGAGAAGAGCTTTCAAGGCAGTAGAGTTTATCCATGAGAGCAGAAAACATAATGGAGAGGCTCATGCTTTAGCTAAGGCTGCCGCATCCCTCCCTCCCGGGCGCCATGTGTGACTTTCATCTATGCCCGATATTATCTGTATTCCAATGACTGTTCATTCTTAATAAAGGATACAGATTATGctcaaaaaaaattgttgcaCCATTCGGCCCATGCCAGTCATTTTCAATACTTTGCGTGGAGGGCAAACCCTCAAGGTTCCTTTGATTGAAAGAATTTTCATAGAATGTGTTAGAAAAAAGAATTTTCATAGAAATtttgaaggattagaatcctAAGATTTTTTTTCTATGTTGATTGTTTCATTCATAGGATTGAATGATATTGAGTATCATGAGCAATAAACATTGATTCCACCAATCCCCCTCTATCCCTTCTAATATGGTATCAGTCTAACCGATCCAAACCCTAGCCGCAGCAGCTTCCGCTCCACGCCGCCCCCGGGGCGGTCGGTCTTGATGACCGCCACCAGGGCCGCGCCGCCTGTACCTAGGGTTCGTTCGCCGGTCGTGTTGACTTGCTGCCCTAGATTCTTTTTCTTGATCCTTTGATCCGAGTTCTTCTCTCCCGCCGGTTATCTTGATCGGCGTTTTTATTTTTGATTTTCCAAACTAAGATCGATTTGCGTCGCCCGCTACTGCCGTTGACCCTACACCTCTACTCCGACACTGATGCGACTACCCGGCCTCTACTTCGCCCAACCGGCCTGTCACGGCCGTCGCAACCATGCTCCCAACAGGACTCCTGCATCACCCACCGTCTCCGCTGCCGGCTGCTGGCTGCGTTAGCCACCTTGCCGGCTGCCTCGGGCCTGTCAGCTGCTTCGACCCCCTCGCCAACTGCCATGGACTCGTCGGCCTCGTCGGTGATGCGTTGGCTGCTCAGGCGCTGGACGCGCTCTTCCACACGCTGTTCCCCGCCGGCCGTTGTCGTCTTGGTCGTTTGACCACCCCGCTTCACCGTCATCATCACCGAGCAGCGCCCCCGACCTTGTGTGCGATCGGATTGATCACCCGCCTGCCGCGATCCGCTCCACCCGTGTTGCATGCCCATCCGCAGGTCATGTGAAGGTTGTGCCCGAGTACAGCGTGCCCCTCCACCTATCGAGCAATGGGCTGCCACCGCGTCTCCCCGTCAGGCCGCAGTGCCGCCACCCCGTCATTCTCCCCGCGGCCGCACCGACCCGCGCGTTGCCGCTGCTTCGGCCCTTTGGCCGTAGTAGCGCGACAGATGGTCAACACCACGGCCCTGAGGTCTTCCCGCCGTCACCCCGACCCGCGCATTTCCATTGTGTCGCTCCTTCGGGCCGTAGCACCGCGGTGCGCGATCCCCTCCGCTGTCCCCGCGCGTCGACTTCCACGTGGTATGCGCTGCGCAGGCTCCCTTGGCACGGGAACGTCACCGTCTGCGTCGATCTTCGTCACGCTATCGGGCTCTTCCTCGCCTACTTCGACCATTGCCGCCGTGCTCCTAAccttccaccaccgccgccgtcAGGCCGCTCGCACACCTAAGCCATGCAGCCGTCCATCCCACTTCATCTTCGTCCAGCACCAGCTCATCCTCAACGTCAACATCATCTTCCTAGGCCACTTCATCTACTCCGACCACCGCGGGCGACATCAGCCTCGCGTCGACTGGCGCCGCAACCGTCGTCGCGTCCTTCTCTGCTAGCCCCCTCGACATGGTGTACAACTCGTGTTGGTTCCCatctacgcatgcccggtgctgcCAACATCGACACGTGCCTTCGTCCATGATGTGTCCCCATGCCTAGCAAGCCTGGAGTGGCGCATCGTCAATACCGACTTCGTccgtctacgcatgcccggtTCTGGCAACACAGACGCGTGCCTTCATCCACAACGTGTCC contains:
- the LOC125533864 gene encoding expansin-B5-like — protein: MASPGTLLLATVLVILSIFVSPISGYWKPSRTRTRRPSSRRSWSSGGATWYGSPYGAGSDGGACGYQRAVGQHPFSSMIAAGGPSFFKSGKGCGSCYQVKCTGNKACSGRPVTVVIADNCPDGICASEDHFDMSGTAFGAMANRGMADRLRSAGQLKIHYARVPCNYNGMNIVFKVDAGSNPFYLSVLIMYQAGDGDLSAVDIMQGGCAPGHHNDHGAPWMAMTQSWGALWLLQSNNGKPLQAPFSFRLTSGSGKVLEVTNAIPSGWSAGTSYSSSANYAS